A stretch of Lepidochelys kempii isolate rLepKem1 chromosome 14, rLepKem1.hap2, whole genome shotgun sequence DNA encodes these proteins:
- the LOC140898148 gene encoding olfactory receptor 6F1-like, with the protein MTGVEIENQTSVQKFILLGFPGTWYFRISLAVVFSIMYFLTIIGNMSVIILVWTHPWLHTPMYFFLCNLSFLEIWYTTACAPKAIGVIFGKSQTISFTGCILQLYFILSLGSTECLILAVMAYDRYLAICHPLRYSSLMNSTFSAQLALICWLGGFLAISVLASLISRLSFCGPNIINHFFCDIDSWIVLSCTDTSLIELATFIISINVLLGSCAITLVSYIYIISTICRIPSAQGRQKAFSTCSAHLTVVTIWYSSSIFLYVKPSAQNSLDLNKIVNIFNTIVTPLLNPFIYTLRNKEVKRVLEKAISGM; encoded by the coding sequence ATGACTGGAGTGGAAATAGAAAACCAAACCAGCGTGCAGAAGTTCATACTCCTGGGCTTTCCTGGCACTTGGTATTTTCGGATTTCCCTTGCAGTAGTGTTTTCAATTATGTATTTCCTTACAATTATAGGGAATATGTCTGTTATAATCTTAGTGTGGACCCACCCATGgctccacacccccatgtacttcttcctctGCAATCTCTCCTTCCTGGAGATCTGGTACACCACAGCCTGTGCCCCCAAGGCCATTGGTGTCATATTCGGGAAAAGCCAAACCATTTCCTTCACTGGCTGCATCCTGCAGCTGTATTTCATATTATCACTGGGCTCTACAGAATGTCTCATATTGGCTGTCATGGCGTATGACCGCTATTTGGCCATATGTCACCCATTGCGCTACAGCTCCCTCATGAACAGCACCTTCTCTGCTCAGCTGGCCCTCATCTGTTGGCTGGGTGGGTTCCTGGCTATCTCTGTGTTGGCATCTCTAATATCCAGGTTGTCCTTCTGTGGCCCTAACATTATCAATCACTTCTTTTGTGACATAGATTCCTGGATAGTGCTTTCCTGCACTGACACGAGCCTCATTGAGCTGGCAACTTTTATCATCTCTATTAATGTCCTCCTGGGCTCATGTGCAATAACCCTAGTCTCGTACATTTACATTATCTCCACCATCTGTAGAATCCCCTCAGCCCAAGGCCGGCAAAAGGCTTTTTCTACTTGCTCTGCCCATCTCACTGTCGTAACTATCTGGTACAGctcctccatttttctgtatgtcaAGCCTTCTGCACAGAACTCATTGGATTTAAACAAAATAGTCAACATCTTTAACACAATTGTCACTCCTCTATTAAACCCTTTCATTTACACTCTAAGAAACAAAGAGGTGAAGCGAGTCTTGGAAAAGGCAATCAGTGGAATGTAA